From the Musa acuminata AAA Group cultivar baxijiao chromosome BXJ3-7, Cavendish_Baxijiao_AAA, whole genome shotgun sequence genome, one window contains:
- the LOC135641975 gene encoding ubiquitin receptor RAD23b-like isoform X3: protein MIKMVKLCVCSAIMAVKKNIEQIQGKDSYPWGQQLLIHNGKVLKDESTLEENKVKEDGFLVVMLSKSKAAGSSGSSSAQPSATSAVQHPTPKEAPTQVPVQAPPQVAAQAAPPTPVPASSSIGSQGSNLEVSADTYGQAASNLIAGSNLEQMVSQLLEMGGGNWDRDTVLLALRAAYNNPERAVEYLYSGIPATTEIAVPVDPFPLSQASSQGANPTDATAPGFLSGLPNSAPLNMFPQGNTNPGVGAGGGSLDFLRNNPQFLALRAMVQANPQILQPMLQELSKQNPQLLRLIQEHHAEFLQLINEPIEGLEGDMFDQPEQDEMPHTINVTAEEQEAIGRLEAMGFDRASVIEAFLACDRNEQLAANYLLEHAGDED, encoded by the exons ATGATCAAAATGGTTAAGTTGTGCGTGTGCTCTGCG ATTATGGCCGTGAAGAAAAATATTGAGCAAATACAAGGAAAAGACAGTTATCCGTGGGGGCAACAGTTGTTGATTCACAATGGAAAAGTTTTGAAAGATGAATCCACATTGGAAGAGAACAAAGTTAAAGAAGATGGTTTTCTTGTTGTCATGCTTAGCAAG AGTAAAGCTGCAGGATCTAGTGGATCTTCGTCAGCCCAG CCTTCGGCGACTTCTGCAGTCCAGCATCCTACTCCTAAAGAAGCCCCAACCCAAGTTCCAGTACAAGCTCCACCACAAGTAGCAGCACAAGCTGCACCACCAACTCC AGTCCCAGCGAGTTCTTCAATTGGATCTCAAGGATCAAACTTGGA GGTATCTGCTGATACCTATGGTCAAGCTGCATCCAATTTAATTGCAGGGAGTAATCTTGAGCAGATGGTTAGTCAATTGCTGGAGATGGGTGGTGGCAACTGGGATAGAGACACAGTTCTTCTTGCACTTCGTGCTGCTTACAACAACCCAGAGCGTGCTGTGGAATACTTATACTCT GGTATTCCAGCAACAACAGAAATTGCAGTTCCAGTTGATCCTTTCCCTTTGTCTCAGGCATCTAGTCAAGGGGCCAACCCAACTGATGCAACTGCTCCAGGATTTCTGTCTGGACTTCCTAATTCTGCTCCATTGAATATGTTCCCACAG GGTAATACTAATCCTGGAGTGGGTGCTGGAGGTGGATCTCTGGACTTCCTTAGAAATAATCCACAG TTCTTAGCCTTGCGAGCAATGGTTCAAGCAAATCCACAGATTTTGCAG CCAATGCTTCAGGAACTAAGCAAGCAAAACCCTCAACTTTTAAGACTAATACAGGAGCATCACGCAGAGTTCCTTCAGTTAATAAATGAACCTATTGAAGGCCTTGAAGG GGATATGTTTGATCAGCCTGAGCAAGATGAGATGCCACATACCATAAATGTGACAGCAGAAGAGCAGGAGGCAATTGGACGA CTTGAAGCAATGGGTTTTGACCGAGCAAGCGTTATCGAAGCATTCTTAGCTTGCGACAGGAACGAGCAGTTGGCTGCAAACTATTTATTGGAGCACGCCGGTGATGAGGATTGA
- the LOC135641975 gene encoding ubiquitin receptor RAD23b-like isoform X1 translates to MIKMVKLCVCSAVTNLVTLNRSLSEIMAVKKNIEQIQGKDSYPWGQQLLIHNGKVLKDESTLEENKVKEDGFLVVMLSKSKAAGSSGSSSAQPSATSAVQHPTPKEAPTQVPVQAPPQVAAQAAPPTPVPASSSIGSQGSNLEVSADTYGQAASNLIAGSNLEQMVSQLLEMGGGNWDRDTVLLALRAAYNNPERAVEYLYSGIPATTEIAVPVDPFPLSQASSQGANPTDATAPGFLSGLPNSAPLNMFPQGNTNPGVGAGGGSLDFLRNNPQFLALRAMVQANPQILQPMLQELSKQNPQLLRLIQEHHAEFLQLINEPIEGLEGDMFDQPEQDEMPHTINVTAEEQEAIGRLEAMGFDRASVIEAFLACDRNEQLAANYLLEHAGDED, encoded by the exons ATGATCAAAATGGTTAAGTTGTGCGTGTGCTCTGCGGTAACAAACTTGGTGACACTAAATCGATCGTTGTCGGAG ATTATGGCCGTGAAGAAAAATATTGAGCAAATACAAGGAAAAGACAGTTATCCGTGGGGGCAACAGTTGTTGATTCACAATGGAAAAGTTTTGAAAGATGAATCCACATTGGAAGAGAACAAAGTTAAAGAAGATGGTTTTCTTGTTGTCATGCTTAGCAAG AGTAAAGCTGCAGGATCTAGTGGATCTTCGTCAGCCCAG CCTTCGGCGACTTCTGCAGTCCAGCATCCTACTCCTAAAGAAGCCCCAACCCAAGTTCCAGTACAAGCTCCACCACAAGTAGCAGCACAAGCTGCACCACCAACTCC AGTCCCAGCGAGTTCTTCAATTGGATCTCAAGGATCAAACTTGGA GGTATCTGCTGATACCTATGGTCAAGCTGCATCCAATTTAATTGCAGGGAGTAATCTTGAGCAGATGGTTAGTCAATTGCTGGAGATGGGTGGTGGCAACTGGGATAGAGACACAGTTCTTCTTGCACTTCGTGCTGCTTACAACAACCCAGAGCGTGCTGTGGAATACTTATACTCT GGTATTCCAGCAACAACAGAAATTGCAGTTCCAGTTGATCCTTTCCCTTTGTCTCAGGCATCTAGTCAAGGGGCCAACCCAACTGATGCAACTGCTCCAGGATTTCTGTCTGGACTTCCTAATTCTGCTCCATTGAATATGTTCCCACAG GGTAATACTAATCCTGGAGTGGGTGCTGGAGGTGGATCTCTGGACTTCCTTAGAAATAATCCACAG TTCTTAGCCTTGCGAGCAATGGTTCAAGCAAATCCACAGATTTTGCAG CCAATGCTTCAGGAACTAAGCAAGCAAAACCCTCAACTTTTAAGACTAATACAGGAGCATCACGCAGAGTTCCTTCAGTTAATAAATGAACCTATTGAAGGCCTTGAAGG GGATATGTTTGATCAGCCTGAGCAAGATGAGATGCCACATACCATAAATGTGACAGCAGAAGAGCAGGAGGCAATTGGACGA CTTGAAGCAATGGGTTTTGACCGAGCAAGCGTTATCGAAGCATTCTTAGCTTGCGACAGGAACGAGCAGTTGGCTGCAAACTATTTATTGGAGCACGCCGGTGATGAGGATTGA
- the LOC135641975 gene encoding ubiquitin receptor RAD23b-like isoform X2: MKLTVKTLKGTHFEIRVQPNDTIMAVKKNIEQIQGKDSYPWGQQLLIHNGKVLKDESTLEENKVKEDGFLVVMLSKSKAAGSSGSSSAQPSATSAVQHPTPKEAPTQVPVQAPPQVAAQAAPPTPVPASSSIGSQGSNLEVSADTYGQAASNLIAGSNLEQMVSQLLEMGGGNWDRDTVLLALRAAYNNPERAVEYLYSGIPATTEIAVPVDPFPLSQASSQGANPTDATAPGFLSGLPNSAPLNMFPQGNTNPGVGAGGGSLDFLRNNPQFLALRAMVQANPQILQPMLQELSKQNPQLLRLIQEHHAEFLQLINEPIEGLEGDMFDQPEQDEMPHTINVTAEEQEAIGRLEAMGFDRASVIEAFLACDRNEQLAANYLLEHAGDED, encoded by the exons ATTATGGCCGTGAAGAAAAATATTGAGCAAATACAAGGAAAAGACAGTTATCCGTGGGGGCAACAGTTGTTGATTCACAATGGAAAAGTTTTGAAAGATGAATCCACATTGGAAGAGAACAAAGTTAAAGAAGATGGTTTTCTTGTTGTCATGCTTAGCAAG AGTAAAGCTGCAGGATCTAGTGGATCTTCGTCAGCCCAG CCTTCGGCGACTTCTGCAGTCCAGCATCCTACTCCTAAAGAAGCCCCAACCCAAGTTCCAGTACAAGCTCCACCACAAGTAGCAGCACAAGCTGCACCACCAACTCC AGTCCCAGCGAGTTCTTCAATTGGATCTCAAGGATCAAACTTGGA GGTATCTGCTGATACCTATGGTCAAGCTGCATCCAATTTAATTGCAGGGAGTAATCTTGAGCAGATGGTTAGTCAATTGCTGGAGATGGGTGGTGGCAACTGGGATAGAGACACAGTTCTTCTTGCACTTCGTGCTGCTTACAACAACCCAGAGCGTGCTGTGGAATACTTATACTCT GGTATTCCAGCAACAACAGAAATTGCAGTTCCAGTTGATCCTTTCCCTTTGTCTCAGGCATCTAGTCAAGGGGCCAACCCAACTGATGCAACTGCTCCAGGATTTCTGTCTGGACTTCCTAATTCTGCTCCATTGAATATGTTCCCACAG GGTAATACTAATCCTGGAGTGGGTGCTGGAGGTGGATCTCTGGACTTCCTTAGAAATAATCCACAG TTCTTAGCCTTGCGAGCAATGGTTCAAGCAAATCCACAGATTTTGCAG CCAATGCTTCAGGAACTAAGCAAGCAAAACCCTCAACTTTTAAGACTAATACAGGAGCATCACGCAGAGTTCCTTCAGTTAATAAATGAACCTATTGAAGGCCTTGAAGG GGATATGTTTGATCAGCCTGAGCAAGATGAGATGCCACATACCATAAATGTGACAGCAGAAGAGCAGGAGGCAATTGGACGA CTTGAAGCAATGGGTTTTGACCGAGCAAGCGTTATCGAAGCATTCTTAGCTTGCGACAGGAACGAGCAGTTGGCTGCAAACTATTTATTGGAGCACGCCGGTGATGAGGATTGA
- the LOC135643141 gene encoding uncharacterized protein LOC135643141 isoform X1, with the protein MAYAYTPTYYSSFHDTITSLCKSILPFGLKSRRPPLPDQKLAKCHSDSLKWQQDSFHRILHLMGLHKEGMVPESDVAAFCTHMLDTLIAAPRDPDPPGVIRDKLLFLQELLYAKCISAEVYHSSKRPLLQRLAMHGAELDCRDVIVRCPTMSSEEEWSFIELGDKEPPPAVEKAKHRTPIKAFIGNAASWTTGKGKKDSSQTNKGPLGSVDVNAMDPSRPSMENPFWARNQPSDKSSILMPEGSPLIPIKSDKGKRKAFQELFRRERRDENENSEPLIAEPEEKPMRPTKKHWGLDVLKKWKRGGGNEDESTTPYLPPGKRSDEVSSIACTLAASPVGEGPDTKRLKKKMHSDEVSAEKIKTELSRIQSELCARNPNLNFSDEQIEAISTKLPIDKADLNDFFPKSWCDRHGAVVLDVVRKEFKGHVGEMEALRSSARDEHGSAEKWVAFQEKDDSFHLNLFSHKS; encoded by the exons atggcgtACGCTTACACTCCCACCTACTACTCCTCCTTCCACGACACCATCACCTCCCTGTGCAAGTCGATCCTGCCCTTCGGCCTCAAGAGCCGGCGGCCGCCGCTGCCGGACCAGAAGCTGGCCAAGTGCCACTCCGACAGCCTTAAGTGGCAGCAGGACTCCTTCCACCGAATCCTTCACCTCATGGGCCTTCACAAGGAAGGAATGGTGCCCGAGAGCGACGTGGCCGCCTTCTGCACCCATATGCTCGACACCCTCATCGCCGCCCCCAGGGATCCAGACCCGCCCGGCGTCATCCGCGACAAGCTTCTCTTCTTGCAG GAATTGTTGTATGCTAAATGCATCTCTGCGGAGGTGTACCATTCATCCAAGAGGCCTCTGCTGCAGAGGCTCGCGATGCACGGCGCGGAGCTTGATTGCCGCGACGTGATCGTCCGGTGCCCGACGATGAGCTCCGAGGAGGAGTGGTCGTTCATAGAGCTCGGGGACAAAGAGCCCCCTCCGGCTGTAGAGAAGGCGAAGCACCGAACTCCCATCAAAGCCTTCATCGGCAATGCGGCGTCGTGGACGACGGGGAAGGGGAAGAAGGACTCCTCCCAAACGAACAAGGGGCCTTTAGGCTCCGTGGATGTGAACGCCATGGACCCATCAAGGCCTTCGATGGAGAACCCCTTTTGGGCCAGGAACCAACCGAGCGACAAGAGCTCGATCCTGATGCCGGAGGGCTCCCCGTTGATCCCCATCAAGtccgacaaagggaagaggaaggCATTCCAAGAGCTGTTCcggagagagaggcgagatgagaACGAGAACAGCGAGCCCCTAATTGCTGAGCCGGAAGAGAAACCGATGAGGCCGACGAAGAAGCACTGGGGACTTGACGTGCTGAAGAAATGGAAGAGAGGTGGCGGCAACGAGGACGAATCCACCACTCCCTACTTGCCCCCGGGGAAGAGATCGGATGAGGTTTCGTCCATCGCCTGCACCCTTGCCGCGAGCCCCGTCGGCGAAGGCCCCGACACGAAACGGCTCAAGAAGAAGATGCACTCTGACGAG GTCTCAGCAGAGAAGATAAAGACGGAGCTCAGTCGAATTCAATCAGAGCTGTGCGCGAGGAATCCAAACCTTAATTTCTC GGACGAACAGATCGAGGCAATATCAACCAAGCTTCCCATCGACAAGGCCGACTTGAACGACTTCTTTCCCAA GTCATGGTGCGACAGGCACGGAGCCGTCGTGCTCGACGTGGTGAGGAAGGAGTTCAAAGGTCATGTGGGGGAGATGGAGGCCCTCCGTAGCTCTGCAAGAGACGAGCATGGCAGTGCAGAGAAATGGGTAGCCTTCCAAGAGAAGGATGACAGCTTCCATCTCAATCTCTTCTCTCACAAGTCATGA
- the LOC135643141 gene encoding uncharacterized protein LOC135643141 isoform X2 — translation MAYAYTPTYYSSFHDTITSLCKSILPFGLKSRRPPLPDQKLAKCHSDSLKWQQDSFHRILHLMGLHKEGMVPESDVAAFCTHMLDTLIAAPRDPDPPGVIRDKLLFLQELLYAKCISAEVYHSSKRPLLQRLAMHGAELDCRDVIVRCPTMSSEEEWSFIELGDKEPPPAVEKAKHRTPIKAFIGNAASWTTGKGKKDSSQTNKGPLGSVDVNAMDPSRPSMENPFWARNQPSDKSSILMPEGSPLIPIKSDKGKRKAFQELFRRERRDENENSEPLIAEPEEKPMRPTKKHWGLDVLKKWKRGGGNEDESTTPYLPPGKRSDEVSSIACTLAASPVGEGPDTKRLKKKMHSDESSLPLVEGLSREDKDGAQSNSIRAVREESKP, via the exons atggcgtACGCTTACACTCCCACCTACTACTCCTCCTTCCACGACACCATCACCTCCCTGTGCAAGTCGATCCTGCCCTTCGGCCTCAAGAGCCGGCGGCCGCCGCTGCCGGACCAGAAGCTGGCCAAGTGCCACTCCGACAGCCTTAAGTGGCAGCAGGACTCCTTCCACCGAATCCTTCACCTCATGGGCCTTCACAAGGAAGGAATGGTGCCCGAGAGCGACGTGGCCGCCTTCTGCACCCATATGCTCGACACCCTCATCGCCGCCCCCAGGGATCCAGACCCGCCCGGCGTCATCCGCGACAAGCTTCTCTTCTTGCAG GAATTGTTGTATGCTAAATGCATCTCTGCGGAGGTGTACCATTCATCCAAGAGGCCTCTGCTGCAGAGGCTCGCGATGCACGGCGCGGAGCTTGATTGCCGCGACGTGATCGTCCGGTGCCCGACGATGAGCTCCGAGGAGGAGTGGTCGTTCATAGAGCTCGGGGACAAAGAGCCCCCTCCGGCTGTAGAGAAGGCGAAGCACCGAACTCCCATCAAAGCCTTCATCGGCAATGCGGCGTCGTGGACGACGGGGAAGGGGAAGAAGGACTCCTCCCAAACGAACAAGGGGCCTTTAGGCTCCGTGGATGTGAACGCCATGGACCCATCAAGGCCTTCGATGGAGAACCCCTTTTGGGCCAGGAACCAACCGAGCGACAAGAGCTCGATCCTGATGCCGGAGGGCTCCCCGTTGATCCCCATCAAGtccgacaaagggaagaggaaggCATTCCAAGAGCTGTTCcggagagagaggcgagatgagaACGAGAACAGCGAGCCCCTAATTGCTGAGCCGGAAGAGAAACCGATGAGGCCGACGAAGAAGCACTGGGGACTTGACGTGCTGAAGAAATGGAAGAGAGGTGGCGGCAACGAGGACGAATCCACCACTCCCTACTTGCCCCCGGGGAAGAGATCGGATGAGGTTTCGTCCATCGCCTGCACCCTTGCCGCGAGCCCCGTCGGCGAAGGCCCCGACACGAAACGGCTCAAGAAGAAGATGCACTCTGACGAG TCTTCTCTCCCTCTCGTTGAAGGTCTCAGCAGAGAAGATAAAGACGGAGCTCAGTCGAATTCAATCAGAGCTGTGCGCGAGGAATCCAAACCTTAA
- the LOC135643140 gene encoding uncharacterized protein LOC135643140: protein MASESKDSLPLRPTDSTSAAVHPSTTSSSAGDRKVKLLCSYGGRILPRLSDGALRYAGGETRIITVCRDSTLPEILRRMSEAFAGPIVLRYQLPGEDLDALISVSTAEDLENMMEECDKLAAESPSTKLRVFLFSPSDVTGAAANPLDPYLDLQDTGARYLEAVNGLDSSIRRKDSVTSFSSTQNSDGMMAAAEVIVNEGTSAYHVSPRATSAQDASESVFAAQDVQELLPPTSSTDQTQFLNSTQSESPPVVPNQSSIANPTQAELTSVMQYVPQQFVDPQQAQMLNAQSYLVMGSPRPINVVAVPPHGYVPPAHISTPSSQVSNGTSVQTRVDPHTEIPNGGKTVKFHGDAKLQPLSQLPPLPPPHLLIPHAERNVLHQVPSASQRLSMRLGECSLCQRALPHVHSDTLIYDQDNGLKNAAIPEVNMALQSHHSEDLTRMRAPQIVDARTPVDSWVETQAKNLLAAAPSVTYEFTETIPEMPRDAGRPVLNAANPDHAKVLVPPVPVGLPSTSQAACGTITNPEKYCQEDSSQKQQEVPPNLSPNMENLDHSNVVHTPASLALPHNPYGTLFPPQFHGENASQQQIQFAQHVGYPKYPVNQDFIAKPFAADANLVGNSQFREDGQSVQGTVPAIFYGYIRPMEGMTRAIYTNTPGQPDFNDWPRPVVMPDIGTSKDLKSAERPLIEVNTHTTGSQDRGNEWSLSNPLISPVFVAEGNAGVLVDQQPSAVKDVAYLHGVKPANTSHVPNMIGNHGPYAYHLETGVGPRGMSKYVDLTYNNSAFNKNPSSAHKDEAPNTHPADILGDTTILQNDNAQFCTIHHTISMDQLQQAVSSDPLISNKDPQKTLGSSSVLPPRPSNVSSKEAKAMKPLNNKNYPLNSTRSEITVPAEEVSCCLPHSSNMDLPTEPAHLLKDLEGVNINQDIQTFEERPSTSALKSSEVPSPVIISHETKETDPRSGNENGTIENNIEIDDDQTEVTKAKPSEKVKNGFPNTDEIGHLQVIKNSDLEELQELGAGAFGTVYHGKWRGTDVAIKRINDRVFSGKPSEQERARADFWNEACKLASLHHPNVVAFYGIVLDGPGGSVATVTEFMVNGSLRRVLQKNEKVLDRYRSLIIAMDVAFGMEYLHSKNIIHFDLKSDNLLVNLRDPQRPICKVGDLGLSKVKYETLMSGGMRGTLPWMAPELLGGKDNKYTEKVDVFSFGIVMWELITGEEPYGDMHYGAIIGGILNDTLRPPVPESCEAEWRSLMEQCWATEPSQRPSFTEIASRLRAMAASLPQKG, encoded by the exons ATGGCCTCCGAATCCAAGGATTCCTTACCCCTCCGCCCCACCGATTCCACTTCCGCTGCCGTTCACCCGTCCACCACCTCCTCATCGGCTGGCGATCGGAAGGTCAAGCTCCTCTGCAGCTATGGCGGCAGGATCCTCCCCCGCCTCAGCGACGGCGCCCTTCGCTACGCCGGCGGGGAGACCCGAATCATCACCGTCTGCCGCGATTCCACCTTGCCCGAGATCCTCCGCAGGATGAGCGAGGCTTTCGCCGGCCCGATTGTGCTCCGCTACCAGCTCCCTGGGGAAGACCTCGACGCTCTCATCTCCGTATCCACCGCTGAGGACCTGGAGAACATGATGGAGGAGTGCGACAAGCTCGCAGCCGAGAGCCCCTCGACCAAGCTTCGAGTCTTCCTCTTCTCGCCCTCTGACGTTACTGGCGCCGCCGCCAATCCTCTTGACCCTTATCTTGACCTTCAGGACACCGGCGCGAGATATCTTGAGGCTGTCAACGGATTGGACTCGAGCATCAGGAGAAAGGACAGCGTGACGAGCTTCTCATCCACGCAGAATTCAGATGGAATGATGGCCGCCGCCGAAGTCATCGTCAACGAAGGTACGTCAGCTTACCATGTGTCCCCCCGAGCTACATCTGCTCAAGATGCGTCGGAGTCGGTTTTTGCTGCGCAAGATGTACAGGAGCTACTGCCGCCCACTAGTTCTACGGACCAAACCCAATTCTTGAATTCCACGCAGTCAGAATCGCCTCCTGTCGTGCCAAATCAAAGCAGTATAGCGAATCCAACTCAAGCTGAATTGACTTCCGTAATGCAGTATGTGCCGCAGCAATTTGTAGATCCCCAACAGGCCCAAATGTTAAATGCCCAATCTTATCTAGTAATGGGATCGCCTCGACCAATCAATGTTGTTGCTGTGCCACCACATGGATATGTGCCACCAGCCCACATTAGCACCCCATCTTCCCAAGTCAGTAACGGGACGTCAGTTCAGACGAGAGTGGATCCGCATACAGAAATCCCTAATGGTGGGAAGACTGTGAAGTTTCATGGTGATGCAAAACTTCAGCCTTTGTCCCAGCTTCCTCCATTGCCTCCTCCTCACTTGCTCATACCACATGCAGAACGGAATGTGTTGCACCAAGTGCCTTCAGCATCTCAAAGGCTGTCGATGAGATTGGGGGAGTGTAGTTTGTGTCAGAGAGCTCTGCCCCATGTCCATTCTGATACTCTGATATATGATCAAGATAATGGGCTAAAAAATGCGGCTATTCCTGAAGTCAATATGGCACTACAAAGTCACCACTCCGAGGATTTGACAAGAATGCGAGCACCACAAATAGTAGATGCAAGAACTCCAGTAGACAGTTGGGTGGAAACCCAAGCAAAGAATTTGCTAGCTGCTGCTCCATCTGTGACCTATGAATTCACAGAGACTATCCCTGAGATGCCACGGGATGCTGGGAGGCCAGTTCTTAATGCAGCCAATCCAGATCATGCTAAGGTTTTGGTCCCACCGGTTCCTGTGGGTTTACCGAGCACCTCACAAGCAGCTTGTGGAACCATAACCAATCCAGAGAAATATTGTCAAGAAGATTCTTCGCAGAAGCAGCAAGAGGTGCCTCCAAATTTGAGTCCCAACATGGAAAATCTTGACCATTCTAATGTTGTACACACACCAGCTTCATTGGCCCTTCCACACAACCCTTATGGAACATTGTTTCCTCCGCAATTTCATGGAGAGAATGCTTCACAGCAGCAAATACAATTTGCACAACATGTTGGATACCCTAAGTATCCAGTTAATCAGGATTTTATCGCCAAACCATTTGCCGCTGATGCCAATTTAGTTGGAAATTCACAATTTCGAGAAGATGGACAATCGGTCCAAGGAACTGTGCCTGCAATTTTTTATGGCTATATTAGACCTATGGAAGGGATGACGAGAGCAATCTACACGAATACTCCTGGGCAACCTGATTTTAATGACTGGCCAAGACCAGTTGTCATGCCTGATATTGGCACTTCCAAGGATTTAAAGTCTGCAGAGAGACCATTGATCGAAGTAAATACTCATACTACTGGGTCACAAGATAGAGGGAATGAATGGTCTCTTAGCAATCCCTTAATTAGTCCTGTATTTGTTGCAGAAGGAAATGCTGGAGTGCTGGTTGATCAACAACCATCTGCAGTAAAGGATGTTGCCTATCTGCATGGTGTTAAACCTGCCAACACTAGCCATGTTCCAAATATGATAGGGAACCACGGACCATACGCATACCATCTTGAAACAGGAGTTGGACCAAGAGGGATGTCCAAGTATGTAGATCTCACCTACAACAATAGTGCCTTCAATAAGAATCCCAGCAGTGCACATAAAGATGAGGCTCCTAATACCCATCCAGCGGATATACTTGGTGACACAACTATCCTTCAAAATGACAATGCTCAGTTTTGCACTATCCACCACACTATTAGCATGGACCAATTGCAGCAAGCTGTTTCCTCAGATCCACTTATCAGCAACAAGGATCCTCAGAAAACCCTGGGGAGTAGTTCTGTGCTGCCTCCAAGACCCAGCAACGTTTCAAGCAAAGAGGCCAAGGCCATGAAGCCCTTAAATAATAAGAATTATCCTCTGAATAGCACAAGGTCTGAGATAACTGTGCCTGCCGAAGAGGTTTCTTGCTGTCTTCCACACTCTTCAAATATGGACTTGCCCACAGAGCCTGCACATCTATTAAAAG ATTTAGAAGGTGTCAATATTAACCAAGATATCCAGACCTTTGAAGAAAGACCATCAACATCAGCACTTAAGTCATCTGAAGTTCCATCACCTGTTATTATTTCTCATGAAACAAAAGAGACTGATCCCAGATCTGGCAATGAGAATGGCACCATAGAGAACAACATAGAGATAGATGATGACCAGACAGAG GTCACAAAGGCCAAACCGTCGGAGAAGGTAAAGAATGGTTTTCCAAATACAGATGAGATTGGACACCTTCAG GTGATAAAAAATAGTGATCTGGAAGAGTTGCAAGAACTTGGAGCAGGAGCCTTTGGAACTGTGTATCATGGGAAGTGGAGAGGTACAGATGTTGCAATTAAAAGAATCAATGATAGGGTTTTTTCTGGGAAGCCATCAGAGCAAGAACGTGCG AGAGCTGACTTTTGGAATGAGGCTTGTAAGCTTGCTAGCTTGCACCACCCAAATGTTGTGGCATTTTATGGTATTGTTCTCGATGGCCCTGGAGGATCTGTTGCAACAGTAACTGAATTTATGGTCAATGGTTCCCTTCGGCGTGTTTTACAGAAGAATGAGAA GGTCCTTGACAGATATCGAAGCCTTATTATTGCGATGGATGTGGCATTTGGAATGGAATACCTGCACAGTAAAAATATTATACACTTCGACCTGAAAAGTGATAATTTGCTTGTCAACTTGAGAGATCCTCAGCGCCCAATATGCAAG GTTGGTGATCTTGGTCTCTCAAAAGTAAAATATGAGACACTAATGTCTGGCGGCATGCGAGGAACTTTGCCCTGGATGGCTCCAGAGCTTCTCGGTGGCAAAGATAACAAGTATACTGAGAAG GTCGATGTATTTTCTTTTGGGATTGTTATGTGGGAGCTCATTACCGGAGAGGAACCTTACGGAGACATGCATTATGGGGCCATCATAG GTGGGATCCTGAATGACACACTGCGGCCGCCTGTGCCTGAATCTTGTGAAGCTGAATGGAGATCATTGATGGAGCAATGCTGGGCCACTGAACCTTCACAGAGGCCGAGCTTTACAGAGATTGCTAGCAGGTTACGAGCAATGGCAGCCTCACTTCCTCAAAAAGGGTAA